Proteins from a single region of Ananas comosus cultivar F153 linkage group 3, ASM154086v1, whole genome shotgun sequence:
- the LOC109707462 gene encoding elongation factor G-2, chloroplastic, producing MEGEAIRGAAAPAARAAPRRPSRPLASRRLLAPTPPLFFASGLRRASASASDFFGNLRISSNSPPPPLLPSSSLLQRKPKLSVVAMAADETKRVIPLKDYRNIGIMAHIDAGKTTTTERILYYTGRNYKIGEVHEGTATMDWMEQEQERGITITSAATTTFWNNHRINIIDTPGHVDFTLEVERALRVLDGAICLFDSVAGVEPQSETVWRQADKYGVPRICFVNKMDRLGANFFRTRDMIVANLGAKPLVVQLPVGAEDSFQGVVDLLKMKAVIWTGEELGAKFAYEDIPADLQEMAEEYRTQMIETIVELDDKAMENYLEGIEPDEETMKKLIRKGTISGSFVPVLCGSAFKNKGVQPLLDAVVDYLPSPIELPPMKGSDPENPETTIERLASDDEPFAGLAFKIMSDPFVGSLTFVRVYSGKLTAGSYVLNANKGKKERIGRLLEMHANSREDIKLALTGDIVALAGLKDTITGETLCDPEKPIVLERMDFPDPVIKVAIEPKTKADVDKMAIGLIKLAQEDPSFHFSRDEEINQTVIEGMGELHLEIIVDRLKREFKVEANVGAPQVNYRESISKVAEVQYVHKKQSGGQGQFADITVRFEPLEPGSGYEFKSEIKGGAVPKEYIPGVMKGLEECMSNGVLAGYPVVDVRAALVDGSYHDVDSSVLAFQLAARGAFREGMRKAGPKLLEPIMKVEVVTPEEHLGDVIGDLNSRRGQINSFSDKPGGLKVVDALVPLAEMFQYVSTLRGMTKGRASYTMQLAKFDVVPQHIQNQISSAKQEPVTA from the exons ATGGAGGGAGAAGCGATTCGCGGAGCAGCAGCGCCGGCCGCGCGCGCGGCGCCGCGTCGGCCGAGCCGCCCTCTCGCTTCCCGCCGCCTCCTCGCGCCGACGCCGCCGCTCTTCTTCGCGTCCGGCCTCCGccgcgcctccgcctccgcctccgacTTCTTCGGCAACCTCCGCATCAGCTCGaactcgccgccgccgccgctgcttccGTCGTCTTCTTTGCTGCAGCGGAAGCCAAAGCTCTCCGTCGTCGCCATGGCCGCCGATG AAACGAAACGAGTAATACCACTGAAGGACTACCGCAATATTGGAATTATGGCCCACATTGATGCTGGAAAAACAACTACCACGGAACGCATTCTCTACTACACAGGAAGAAATTACAAAATCGGTGAAGTGCATGAAGGGACTGCTACGATGGACTGGATGGAGCAGGAGCAAGAGAGAGGCATAACCATAACCTCTGCAGCAACCACGACTTTCTGGAACAATCACAGAATTAACATTATCGATACACCTGGTCATGTCGATTTTACACTTGAAGTAGAGCGTGCTCTTAGGGTTTTGGACGGTGCAATTTGCCTCTTCGATAGTGTCGCTGGTGTCGAACCGCAATCTGAAACTGTGTGGAGACAAGCTGACAAATACGGAGTCCCAAGAATTTGTTTTGTTAATAAAATGGATCGTCTTGGAGCTAACTTCTTCAGGACTAGGGATATGATAGTCGCAAATTTGGGTGCTAAACCATTAGTGGTTCAACTGCCTGTCGGTGCAGAGGACAGCTTCCAAGGAGTTGTTGACCTGCTGAAAATGAAAGCTGTTATATGGACGGGAGAGGAATTAGGTGCTAAATTTGCATATGAAGATATCCCTGCTGATCTCCAAGAAATGGCTGAAGAGTACAGAACCCAGATGATAGAGACTATCGTTGAATTAGATGATAAAGCTATGGAAAACTATCTAGAAGGAATTGAGCCGGATGAGGAAACTATGAAGAAACTAATTAGAAAAGGCACGATATCTGGCAGTTTTGTGCCGGTTTTATGTGGGTCGGCATTCAAAAACAAAGGTGTTCAGCCATTGCTTGATGCTGTTGTGGATTACTTGCCTTCACCAATTGAATTGCCACCAATGAAGGGTTCTGATCCTGAGAACCCTGAAACCACCATTGAAAGGCTTGCTAGTGACGACGAACCGTTTGCTGGATTGGCTTTCAAGATCATGAGTGACCCATTTGTAGGATCATTAACATTCGTGAGAGTGTACTCTGGGAAGTTAACTGCTGGTTCTTATGTTCTAAATGCAAACAAAGGGAAGAAGGAAAGAATCGGGAGACTTTTGGAGATGCACGCTAATAGCAGGGAGGATATTAAATTAGCTTTGACTGGTGATATTGTTGCTCTTGCTGGTTTGAAAGATACAATTACTGGCGAAACACTTTGTGATCCGGAAAAGCCTATAGTGCTAGAACGCATGGACTTCCCTGATCCAGTTATTAAGGTTGCCATAGAACCAAAGACCAAGGCTGATGTTGATAAAATGGCCATTGGACTAATTAAGCTTGCACAAGAAGACCCATCTTTTCACTTCTCTAGAGATGAGGAGATCAACCAAACTGTTATCGAAGGAATGGGGGAACTGCATCTGGAAATTATCGTCGATAGGTTGAAAAGGGAGTTCAAG GTTGAAGCTAATGTTGGTGCACCCCAAGTAAACTACCGAGAGAGCATTTCAAAGGTCGCAGAAGTGCAGTATGTCCACAAGAAGCAGTCGGGCGGGCAAGGCCAGTTTGCTGACATCACAGTGAGATTCGAGCCTTTAGAGCCAGGAAGCGGTTATGAATTCAAGAGCGAGATAAAGGGAGGTGCAGTTCCTAAAGAATACATTCCAGGAGTGATGAAAGGACTCGAAGAGTGCATGAGCAACGGTGTCCTTGCAGGCTATCCAGTTGTCGATGTTCGAGCTGCCTTAGTGGATGGCTCTTATCACGATGTCGATTCTAGTGTTCTGGCTTTCCAGCTGGCGGCCCGAGGTGCTTTTCGGGAGGGGATGAGGAAGGCTGGGCCGAAGCTGCTTGAGCCGATTATGAAAGTTGAAGTGGTGACTCCTGAAGAGCACTTGGGTGATGTTATTGGTGACCTAAACTCAAGGAGAGGCCAGATCAACAGTTTCAGTGATAAGCCTGGCGGTCTTAAG GTGGTTGATGCTTTGGTACCGCTTGCTGAAATGTTCCAATATGTGAGTACTCTTCGCGGGATGACGAAAGGCCGTGCATCTTACACAATGCAGCTCGCTAAATTCGACGTAGTCCCACAGCATATCCAGAACCAGATCTCCTCAGCAAAACAGGAACCAGTTACAGCTTGA